The proteins below come from a single Cricetulus griseus strain 17A/GY chromosome 6, alternate assembly CriGri-PICRH-1.0, whole genome shotgun sequence genomic window:
- the LOC100765315 gene encoding transcriptional adapter 3-like isoform X2, translating to MSELKDCPLQFHDFKSVDHLKVCPRYTAVLARSEDDGIGIEELDTLQLELETLLSSASRRLRVLEAETQILTDWQDKKGDRRFLKLGRDHELGAPPKHGKPKKQKLEGKAGHGPGPGPGRPKSKNVQPKIQEYEFTDDPIDVPRIPKNDAPNSFWASVEPYCADITSEEVQTLEELLKPPEDEA from the coding sequence ATGAGTGAACTGAAGGACTGCCCATTGCAATTCCATGATTTCAAGTCTGTGGACCACCTGAAGGTCTGTCCCCGGTACACGGCAGTACTGGCCCGCTCCGAGGACGATGGCATTGGTATTGAGGAGCTGGACACTCTGCAGCTGGAGCTTGAGACCTTGCTGTCCTCTGCAAGCAGGCGGCTGCGTGTACTGGAAGCTGAAACCCAGATCCTTACTGACTGGCAGGATAAGAAAGGTGACCGACGATTCCTGAAGCTGGGTCGAGACCATGAACTTGGTGCTCCCCCCAAACATGGGAAGCCCAAGAAGCAGAAACtggaagggaaggcagggcaTGGACCAGGCCCTGGCCCAGGACGACCCAAATCCAAAAACGTTCAGCCAAAGATCCAGGAATATGAATTTACTGATGACCCAATTGACGTGCCTCGGATCCCCAAGAATGACGCTCCCAACAGTTTCTGGGCCTCTGTGGAGCCCTACTGTGCGGATATCACCAGTGAGGAGGTACAAACACTAGAGGAGCTCCTGAAGCCTCCTGAAGATGAAGCCTAA